From the genome of Streptomyces sp. S4.7:
TGTTCCGGCTCAGCTCGCCGGCGGAGTTCCCGTACGGCTCAGAGCGCTACGGGTCGCGTTACCAGGGGCAGCGCGGACCCACCGCCTCCCGCTCGTTCCTCAACTTCCACCGGACACAGGTGTGAAGGACGTGGACGACATACGGGAGAACCTCACATACGAGCGCTTCGGCGTCGCCGTGCGGGAGCTGGCGCAGGCCGTCGCTGACGACGGGTACGAGCCGGACGTCGTCCTGAGCATCGCGCGCGGCGGGGTGTTCGTCGCCGGCGGGCTCGCCTACGCCCTCGGCTGCAAGAACATCCACCTGGTGAACGTGGAGTTCTATACGGGAGTCGGCACGACTCTCGCGATGCCGGTCATGCTGGCACCGGTACCGAACGTGGTGGACTTCTCCAACAAGAAGATCCTGATCTCGGACGACGTCGCCGACACCGGGCGCACCCTCAAGCTCGTTTACGACTTCTGTCTCGATCACGTCGCCGAGGTCCGCAGCGCGGTCATCTACGAGAAGACGCACTCGCTGGTGAAGTGCGAGTACGTCTGGCAGCGCACCGACGAGTGGATCAACTTCCCCTGGTCTGCTTTGCCTCCATGCAGCAAGTCTGACACATCGGTTGCCCTGCCGGGCGACATGAGGGAAAAGCGCTCCTGAACTGCACTTCAGCCTCTCGTGGTGGGGCTAACGAGCTCGTGCATGGTTGGCGGTGAGACGCCGAGTCCTTGATCGTTGATCATGGTTGCGTGGTGGGGAACTCGGCTCGTGCACTGGTCATCAGCAACCGGCGGATCACGGGCCTGACGGCCGATGTGATCGCTGAACTCGTCGCCGAAGTGGGTCCGTTGTGGCACGAGCGCCACCAGGCCAGGCTTGCCTCCCGGCCGCGCAAGCGGGCCATGGGCGCCGGCGCGAAGCACCGGCTGGTGTTTGTCGACCGGCTGCTGGCCACTCTCGTCCATCTCCGTCACGGGACTACCCACGACGTGCTGGCCTGCTGGTTTGGCGTGGACCGCTCCACCATCACCCGGGCCATCAACGAGGTGCGGCCCCTGCTCGCCGAGCGAGGGTGCACCATCAGCCCCGACGTACGGCTGCGGACTCTGGCCGAAGTCGTCGACCATCTCGGCGCGACAGGGAAGACCGGCATCATCGACGGCACCGAGATCCGGGTCCGGCGGCCGGCCCAAGGACGCAAGGACCGGGACAAGTTCATCTCCGGCAAGAACAAGCAGAACGCCGTCAAATCCATGGTGGTCACGGACGGCGAAGGACGCATGCTGTGGTGCAGCCCGACCAAGCCCGGGAGTTGCGCGGACATCACCCACGCACGCCAGTTGGGGCTGGTGGAGCTCCTGGCCGGTGGGCCTGCGGTCGAGATCCTCGCCGATGCCGGCTACCAGGGGCTCGGCGCACAGACCGGCGGACGCGTGGTGACGCCACCGCACCGCAAGTTCAAGAAGAACGCCCCGGACTGGTACGAGGATATGTACGAGCGCCAGCGCAAGGCGCACTCCTCACGCCGTATCCGGGTCGAGCACGGCATCGCACATCTCAAGAACTGGCGGGCACTCGCACGCCACCTCGGCCGCCGCGAGCACATGAGCGACACGGTCCAGGCCATCGCCGGCCTGCTGTCTCATCAGCAGGGCGCAGACCTGACATCGGCACGGCAGATGTGACCCCCGGGCCCCACCGAAGTCCTCGGCGTCTCACCGCCAACCATGCACGAGCTCGTTAGCTAGTGCCCACACGTGATGTGGAAGCCAGAGCATGTGATCGACAGCCTCTGTACGTCATCGTTGCCGTCAACTGGGGCATGGAGTAGACGATGGCGTGACTCGATCCGGCGGGCCGTTGATCAGCTGATCGAAGCTCGCTGAACGGTTAGCGCTGCCCCACGGAACGGGCTAAACCGCCCATGTCACCACTGGGTGAACGAACCCGAAGCAGGTCGCTGCGAGGCCGGACCATCATGACCCCGACAGCAGCCCCTCCTCGTTACGCCTACGTGCGCCTCCAAGAGCCACGCTGCCTCTCGTGCAGATGGTGACTCTACGTGCCTAATTAGCCACTGGAAGTGTGTGGCTGGGGGCGTAACGCCAGCGTCAAGGTTGCCAACATGAAGGCAATTCAAGTGGATTATGCATCCAAAAAGGACACTCCCGGGTCGGAAGATTTAAAAACTGATCAACCCAAAATCGGGCGAAGCGATTTCAGGTCGACCTCTTTGGTGCGCCTCGCCTTTGGGTGCAGACCTGCGCTGGATGTATGCGCAGCCCCAACGTGGGGGAATGATTCGAGGAGTTTTCGTGAAGATCTCTGGCAGATCCGTAGTTTTCACCCTTGCGAGTGCGGTCCTGGCTGTCGGCGCTCTCGCCGCCCCGGCCGCCGCGGAGGATTCTCCGATCAGCAGGATCGTTGTGCACACCGCCGGGGACGGCTCTCAGCCGCCTGCGGAACTTGGCAACCCCAAGGAGTGGGGTGTGGTCACGCTCGCACTTGACGACTTGGCTGGCGAATTTACGCCCAAGACCATCATCGAAGTCGGTGGCGGAACTTGGAGCTACGGCTGGGAAGCCAGGAACGATCAAAAGTACTGCTACTCGAACTACTACCACAGGACCGTGGACCACGGCTCAACTGTGAAGATCGCCAACGGCACGGTAAAGGCCGTGGCGTTCGCCGGCCAGACTTCCAATGCCAACCGTTCGGCTGGCTTTGCCTACACGTGTGAGACCTACTACGCTAAGTACTAGTCTTGATCTTTCCGGCGCTTTGGGAGTGTGTTATAGGTGCGGCGTCAGGGTGGCCGGGGGGAAAGCTAGTGCGATCGGGGCTCTGCGACTGTGTACGTAGAGCCCCGATTGGCGAAATGCTTGGCCTTGGTCATGGACCACAGAAGCGGGATATTTTAATCGTGTACTTTCTGCGTATCCGTGTCATGCCTATCGTGATTGTCTTTACAGTCGGCGTGGTTTTGGGTGTGATGGGCCCGCTCATGGGCAAATTTGACAACCCGGTCTGCCATGCTGCTGCGCTCGTCTTCTCTGGTGGGTGGGCGTGGGCCTGCTTCGCCTTTCTGGTGGGTTTTTCGCGCCGGTCCAAGATTGAGTCGGCGCTGCTGGCTTCCTCGGCATTGGCTGTAGCCGTGGTCGTGTACTACGTTTTCAAGTCTATGTTTCCGGCTTCCCCTATCGGTCTGGTCGTCTCCTCTGGAGCGGGAGACGGGCTTGGTTCTAAGATCCTTGTCTGGGGAATAGCAGCCTTCGTCTTTGGGGCCCCTGTGGGGCTATTTGGGAACATTGCGCGAACGCGTGGTATCGGAGGACTCCCGTTTCGACTACTCATCCCGTTGACTGCATTTATCGAGACCTCTGCGCGGTTGGATGCGGAGGCTCCATCGCAAGGTGATGTTGTCGAGTTCACCTGGAACGCGATTCGAATTGCAGCGGGTGCCGCTTTCTTGGCTGTACTGCTGCACGAATTGATAACTTGGCGTGCTGAGCGCGTGGCGCCAGGAGAAGAACGAGCGGATAACCAGGCTGTCATAGGAAATTAAGTATCTTCTCCCTGCGGCTCGGCTCATAGGTATAGCCGTGATCGGTTTAGCTTTGCCACGGGCAAGCCCGATATTGCGATAGAGTGCAGGTGTGCAGTGTGATCGGAAATTCGAAACCCCACTCGGACGGCGTCCGAGTGGGGCGTTTTGCTATCTGCGCATGCGTCTAGTGTGATGCGCCAGAAATGATGAGACTAAGTCTGTTTCAGGTTTCAGTGGCCGGCGGGTTGATTTTGGCGAGGTAGCCGGCGAGGGAGTTGAGGATCTCGTCGGCGGTCTTGGTCCAGGTGAAGGGCCTGGGATTCTCGTTCCATCCGTCGATCCAGGCCCTGATGTCTTGCTCCAGGGCCTTCAGGGAGGTGTGCACCCCGCGGCGGATGAGCTTGTCCGTCAGCAGGCCGAACCACCGCTCGACCTGGTTCATCCAGGAGGAGCCGGTGGGGGTGAAGTGGACGTGGAAACGGGGGTGCTTGCCCAGCCAGGTCTTGATCTCGGCGGTGTTGTGGGTGGCGTAGTTGTCGCAGACCAGGTGCACGTCGAGGCCGGCCGGCACGGCTTTGTCGATCGTGACCAGGAACTTCTTGAACTCGATCGCCCGATGGCGGCGGTGCAGTTGCGATATGACGCTGCCGTCGGCGATGTTGAAGGCCGCGAACAGGCTGGTGATGCCGTGCCGGTAGTAGTCGTGGGTACGCCGCTCGGGCATGCCCGGCATCATCGGCAGTACAGGCTGCGAGCGGTCCAGCGCCTGGATCTGGCTCTTCTCATCCACGCACAGCACCACCGCCCTCTCGGGCGGATGGTGGTAGAGGCCGACGACATCGACAACCTTGGCGACGAACTGCGGGTCGGTGGAGAGCTTGAAGGCGTCCTGGAGATGGGGCTTGAGGTCGAACTTCTTCCAGATCCGCCCGACGGTGGACCGCGACAGCCCGGAGTGCTTCGCCATCGAAGCCCGCGACCAGTGGGTGTCTTTGCCCGGGGTGGACTCCAGCGTCGCCGTGAGCACGTCCTCGACCTGGTCCAGCAGGATCGAGGGCGGCCTGCCGGGACGCGGCTCATCGGTCAGCCCGTCCAGCCGCAACCGGATGAACCTCGACCGCCAGCGATTCACCGTTCCTTGCGATACACCGAGTTCGGCGGCGATCTCCTTGTTCGTCCCGCCGTTCGCGCACCGCAGCACGATCCTCGCCCGCAGCGCCAGGAACTGCGCGGTCTTCGCCCGCCGCGCCCAGCGCGTCAGCTCGGCACGCTCGGCCTCGGAGAGCACCAGTTCCGGCTTGCGCCGGCCCGGCCGCGGCTTGTCCACCAGCCCCGCCACCCGCCGGGCCACGAACCGCGAGCGCCACTTGCGCACCGTCTCCGCAGACACCCCGAAGTCCGCTGCTACACCGGTATTTGACGCTCCCTCCGCACACGCCAGAATGATCCGGGCCCGCTCCGCCGCACGGGCCGACACGGCACCACCCGCCCAACGCGCCAGCTCTGCCCGCTCCTCGGCAGACAGCACGACTTCCACAGCACGAGGACCCCGAGACGCCATAAAAACAGCCTACAGACTTAGTCTCATCATTTCTGGCGCATCACAGTAGCGGACGCATGGCGGTGTACGCGGGTGTCGGTCCTTCCCGATGGACCCGGCCACGTGCTCATTCGGGGGGTGCGGCTCGATCCGCTGATCACGCCGACCCGGCGGGTGCCTACCGGGCGGGCGCCTGCCCGGCTGGCGGCCTGGGACCTGGGGGTGGACGAGTACGGACAGAGCGTGGACGTGAGCCTGTCCCAGGTGCCCGGTGTGACCGTGGCCGGCCTGCCCGGCTTCGGCAAAACCAGCCTGATTGAGGTTCCCCCGTTGCTCGGGAGGTGCTGATCAGCTGGTCAGGGAGGGTTGACGGGGTTTCAGGTTCGCTCTTTTGGTCGTTGCCTGCTCGGCGTAGTGCTTCTCCTCGAACTCGATCGGGCTGAGGTAGCCGAGCCGCTTCTGGATGCGCCGGCTGTTATAGAAGCCGTCGAAGTACTCGAAGAGTGCGAGGTTGGCTTCGGCCCTGGTGGTGAAGACGCGGCCGCGGACGCACTCGGTCTTCGTCAGCATCCACAGATTCTCCGCGAGGGCGTTGTCGTAACTGTCGCCGGCCGAGCCCATCGACGCGTCAATTCCTGCCCTCATCAGGCGTGTTGTCAGCTTGATGGACGTATATTGGCAGCCGTGGTCGGCGTGGTGGATGAGCTTGCCGGGCTCGACCTCGCGGGAGGCGGGCGCGTACTCCAGGCT
Proteins encoded in this window:
- a CDS encoding transposase family protein, with product MVGNSARALVISNRRITGLTADVIAELVAEVGPLWHERHQARLASRPRKRAMGAGAKHRLVFVDRLLATLVHLRHGTTHDVLACWFGVDRSTITRAINEVRPLLAERGCTISPDVRLRTLAEVVDHLGATGKTGIIDGTEIRVRRPAQGRKDRDKFISGKNKQNAVKSMVVTDGEGRMLWCSPTKPGSCADITHARQLGLVELLAGGPAVEILADAGYQGLGAQTGGRVVTPPHRKFKKNAPDWYEDMYERQRKAHSSRRIRVEHGIAHLKNWRALARHLGRREHMSDTVQAIAGLLSHQQGADLTSARQM
- a CDS encoding IS3 family transposase, whose translation is MRAAAPRRRLSKKIKAIHTGRWHLRVATGARHTETRGRHVGRKRVERLMREADLAGLSPRRAVSRAGIPSRARPDLVSRDFTAQGPNRLWVTDLTMIPTAEGPLWLSAIRDAFSRRAVAWETSARADADLVLSSLEYAPASREVEPGKLIHHADHGCQYTSIKLTTRLMRAGIDASMGSAGDSYDNALAENLWMLTKTECVRGRVFTTRAEANLALFEYFDGFYNSRRIQKRLGYLSPIEFEEKHYAEQATTKRANLKPRQPSLTS
- a CDS encoding lactococcin 972 family bacteriocin — translated: MKISGRSVVFTLASAVLAVGALAAPAAAEDSPISRIVVHTAGDGSQPPAELGNPKEWGVVTLALDDLAGEFTPKTIIEVGGGTWSYGWEARNDQKYCYSNYYHRTVDHGSTVKIANGTVKAVAFAGQTSNANRSAGFAYTCETYYAKY
- a CDS encoding phosphoribosyltransferase, which translates into the protein MDDIRENLTYERFGVAVRELAQAVADDGYEPDVVLSIARGGVFVAGGLAYALGCKNIHLVNVEFYTGVGTTLAMPVMLAPVPNVVDFSNKKILISDDVADTGRTLKLVYDFCLDHVAEVRSAVIYEKTHSLVKCEYVWQRTDEWINFPWSALPPCSKSDTSVALPGDMREKRS
- a CDS encoding IS630 family transposase; protein product: MASRGPRAVEVVLSAEERAELARWAGGAVSARAAERARIILACAEGASNTGVAADFGVSAETVRKWRSRFVARRVAGLVDKPRPGRRKPELVLSEAERAELTRWARRAKTAQFLALRARIVLRCANGGTNKEIAAELGVSQGTVNRWRSRFIRLRLDGLTDEPRPGRPPSILLDQVEDVLTATLESTPGKDTHWSRASMAKHSGLSRSTVGRIWKKFDLKPHLQDAFKLSTDPQFVAKVVDVVGLYHHPPERAVVLCVDEKSQIQALDRSQPVLPMMPGMPERRTHDYYRHGITSLFAAFNIADGSVISQLHRRHRAIEFKKFLVTIDKAVPAGLDVHLVCDNYATHNTAEIKTWLGKHPRFHVHFTPTGSSWMNQVERWFGLLTDKLIRRGVHTSLKALEQDIRAWIDGWNENPRPFTWTKTADEILNSLAGYLAKINPPATET